One region of Luteolibacter rhizosphaerae genomic DNA includes:
- a CDS encoding fibronectin type III domain-containing protein yields MRLETQFPTIGRRRAFALALVSALVLPAAVHAAGEPAPTVALSWNANPEPDVAGYKVHFGTESGVYSNVIDVRGTTSASLPQLLMGGTYYMAVSAYNSAGLEGPRSAEFSVTAAVPSSQALNTSFAFSGATQGQGQLQWKYPKSAAASASGFKVYASEDLKTWTETSQVDPTKPARSDSEWLYFNYPYQATKARMFFRVAASNAFGTAE; encoded by the coding sequence ATGCGTTTGGAAACCCAGTTCCCGACTATCGGTCGTCGCCGGGCCTTTGCCTTGGCTCTCGTTTCGGCTCTCGTCCTGCCTGCCGCGGTTCATGCCGCCGGCGAGCCTGCTCCCACGGTGGCGCTCTCTTGGAATGCGAATCCCGAGCCGGATGTCGCCGGTTACAAGGTTCACTTCGGCACCGAGAGTGGAGTCTATTCCAATGTGATCGACGTGCGTGGTACGACGTCGGCTTCCTTACCCCAGTTGTTGATGGGCGGCACCTACTACATGGCGGTGAGCGCTTACAACAGCGCAGGGCTGGAAGGTCCGCGCTCGGCTGAATTCAGCGTCACCGCGGCGGTGCCTTCGTCGCAGGCTCTTAACACAAGCTTTGCGTTCAGCGGAGCGACCCAAGGTCAAGGCCAGCTGCAGTGGAAGTATCCGAAGTCCGCGGCTGCCAGCGCCTCCGGCTTTAAGGTCTATGCGAGCGAAGACCTGAAGACTTGGACGGAGACGAGCCAGGTCGATCCGACCAAGCCTGCGAGGTCGGATTCCGAGTGGCTCTACTTCAACTATCCCTACCAAGCCACCAAGGCGCGGATGTTTTTCAGGGTTGCTGCAAGCAACGCCTTCGGCACAGCGGAGTAA
- a CDS encoding GumC family protein, with translation MAAPRKPEHLLTNSPPHAELATVQPTLYLSKVEPGRLLGVIIRRGWLVILGMLLAVGAMWLYVKSAPKIYVSTGSVEVSSHAPDPLRIEGLTQQDTKDLEQLRTIEGNMVSTAVLLRVAKENGLLTATDFAPPGTTEQGVIGMLSKRVRVELKRGTRVVAISVEDTDPARAKRLVESLVTEYQAWIRERRETVTKEMGEGLAKEEQKLREQMGVAEVRLQAFREQHPVPGLDEREGAGPVSGQLGNLNTQLSQAKSERLRLEAEYEAFKKFDPEDPDALAGIGRSTYADEVLAQARALQAKELEFSRVKERYLHKHPGYKEVAQEVETLKADLAEASRSAGEALEKSYHVAMENEAKLQGEVDQARTVAVGVEGVRAKFDSLKREAEAARELHASVDKRLRESNLAGALAASAITWAEPPLVPEKASKPVKMVLFPVAAFAGMLGGLVLMVGLEVGDGRVRDSADAARATGTPLLTSLPVMQPGREGDMVLLSDPASSEAEAFRRLRAVLLPAPGKPGARTVLFTSAVPGEGRSLCAMNYAASLAMQGQRTLLLDADMRRPGLSRQHVNGEGRGLGAYLAGDCDPASACFPTALPNLYLLSSGPIRGDAAELLSGTRFAALLEDAYRWFDAVVIDSPPVLAVSDALAVSRYADRVCLIVRQDASDRRNLKKTSELLRSSGGNLIGFVWNEHSFRGKGNSAPEPVIPVSHPALSSSGVAVADGPAVKGEEAAPTSPIA, from the coding sequence ATGGCTGCCCCCCGCAAACCGGAACATCTTCTGACGAATTCGCCGCCTCACGCGGAGCTGGCGACCGTTCAGCCCACTCTCTACCTCTCCAAGGTGGAGCCGGGTCGGTTGCTTGGCGTGATCATACGCCGAGGCTGGCTCGTGATCCTCGGCATGCTGCTCGCCGTCGGGGCCATGTGGCTCTACGTGAAGAGCGCGCCCAAGATCTATGTCTCCACCGGCTCGGTGGAAGTGAGCAGTCACGCGCCGGATCCGCTTCGCATCGAAGGACTTACTCAGCAGGACACCAAGGACCTCGAACAGCTCCGCACCATCGAGGGCAACATGGTTTCCACCGCCGTGCTGCTGCGCGTGGCGAAGGAAAACGGCCTGCTCACCGCCACCGACTTTGCCCCGCCGGGAACCACCGAGCAGGGTGTCATCGGCATGCTCTCGAAGCGCGTCCGGGTCGAGCTCAAGCGCGGCACCCGCGTGGTGGCGATCAGCGTGGAGGATACCGATCCCGCCCGCGCCAAGCGCTTGGTGGAATCCTTGGTCACTGAGTATCAAGCGTGGATCCGCGAGCGCCGCGAGACTGTTACCAAGGAGATGGGCGAGGGGCTCGCGAAGGAGGAGCAGAAGCTCCGCGAGCAGATGGGCGTCGCAGAAGTCCGTCTCCAGGCTTTCCGCGAGCAGCACCCCGTCCCCGGCCTCGACGAGCGCGAAGGTGCGGGCCCGGTTTCCGGCCAGCTCGGCAACCTCAACACCCAGCTCTCCCAAGCCAAGTCCGAGCGCCTCCGCCTCGAAGCCGAATACGAGGCCTTCAAGAAATTCGACCCCGAGGATCCCGACGCACTAGCCGGAATCGGACGTAGCACCTACGCCGATGAAGTGCTCGCCCAAGCCCGGGCATTGCAGGCCAAGGAGTTGGAATTCTCCCGCGTCAAAGAGCGCTACCTCCACAAGCACCCGGGTTACAAGGAAGTCGCGCAAGAAGTCGAAACTCTCAAAGCCGATCTCGCCGAAGCCTCCCGCTCCGCCGGTGAAGCCCTCGAGAAAAGCTACCACGTGGCCATGGAGAACGAGGCCAAGCTCCAGGGCGAAGTTGACCAAGCCCGCACGGTCGCCGTCGGCGTCGAAGGCGTCCGCGCCAAGTTCGACAGCCTCAAGCGCGAAGCCGAGGCTGCCCGCGAACTTCATGCTTCTGTGGACAAGCGTCTCCGCGAATCGAATCTCGCCGGCGCCCTCGCCGCGTCCGCCATCACTTGGGCCGAGCCGCCGCTTGTTCCGGAGAAAGCCTCCAAGCCGGTGAAGATGGTCCTCTTCCCCGTAGCCGCCTTCGCCGGCATGCTCGGCGGGCTGGTCCTGATGGTCGGCTTGGAAGTCGGCGATGGCCGCGTGCGGGATTCCGCCGATGCCGCCCGCGCCACCGGCACGCCACTGCTCACCAGCCTCCCGGTCATGCAACCGGGCAGGGAAGGGGACATGGTCCTCCTTTCCGATCCCGCCTCCTCCGAGGCGGAGGCTTTCCGCCGCCTGCGCGCCGTCCTCCTTCCCGCGCCGGGCAAGCCGGGCGCCCGCACCGTGCTCTTCACCAGCGCCGTGCCCGGCGAGGGCCGCTCGCTCTGCGCCATGAACTATGCCGCGTCGCTGGCCATGCAAGGGCAGCGCACGCTCCTGCTCGATGCCGACATGCGGCGCCCGGGCTTGAGCCGCCAGCACGTGAACGGCGAAGGCCGCGGGCTGGGGGCCTATCTCGCCGGCGATTGCGATCCCGCCAGCGCCTGCTTCCCCACGGCCCTGCCGAATCTCTACCTCCTGTCATCCGGCCCCATCCGCGGCGATGCCGCTGAACTTCTTTCCGGCACCCGCTTTGCGGCCTTGCTGGAGGATGCCTACCGCTGGTTCGACGCCGTCGTGATCGACAGTCCTCCGGTGTTGGCTGTCAGCGATGCACTCGCGGTTTCCCGCTACGCGGATCGCGTCTGTCTGATCGTCCGGCAGGACGCCAGCGATCGCAGGAATCTCAAGAAGACCTCGGAACTTCTTCGCTCGTCGGGCGGAAATTTGATCGGATTTGTCTGGAATGAGCACTCATTCCGAGGCAAAGGAAACTCCGCACCCGAGCCTGTCATCCCCGTCAGCCATCCGGCGCTTTCAAGCTCCGGTGTGGCGGTGGCGGATGGGCCCGCGGTGAAGGGTGAGGAGGCTGCCCCTACCTCCCCGATCGCGTAA
- a CDS encoding sugar transferase has product MNCAPPAPSEEASPVSSSPETQDDLIPRSYELRHRHRPWVAHQKLVAVSFLGDAAVVFVAMMLAYLIRFESNLQHIGVDDPAVSLRGYVGHVIFGGLLMLVMLANFRVHDPRNYLAIRRTFTVIVKTCALWLVGFLGLTLILKIDPAISRAYCVIGAVIAMALLCGWRWFLYCVLRRESFAVALRQKAVFVGWNEECSRAIERFSEGRAHQIKVHGVILPPGRKLDAELPDDVPVLGGYDSFREIVRSSGADLIMAVDGCMDRHQMLLLAETCGKEFVDFKLVPSCFQILVSGLQIENFHGMPVLGIGKLPLHHAFNNAMKRAIDIVGAIAGLILFAPVITAFCLMVWLESKGPVFYKQRRIGLNGRPFQILKIRSMKLDAEASGSPGWTVKDDPRRLKVGSFMREWNIDELPQFLNVLRGEMSLVGPRPERPELIEGFKEEIPHYNVRHNIKPGVTGWAQVNGLRGDTCLRERVKFDLDYIENWNFFLDLQIMVMTFFNRKGAC; this is encoded by the coding sequence ATGAACTGTGCTCCCCCCGCACCGTCCGAGGAGGCGTCCCCCGTGTCGTCGTCCCCGGAAACCCAGGATGATCTCATCCCGCGCTCTTACGAGCTCCGCCACCGCCACCGCCCTTGGGTAGCTCACCAGAAGCTGGTCGCTGTCAGCTTCCTGGGTGATGCCGCCGTGGTGTTCGTGGCGATGATGCTCGCGTACCTCATTCGCTTCGAGAGCAATCTCCAGCACATCGGGGTGGATGATCCGGCGGTAAGCCTCCGTGGCTATGTCGGTCACGTGATTTTCGGCGGGCTGCTCATGCTCGTGATGCTCGCGAACTTCCGCGTGCACGATCCGCGCAACTATCTCGCCATCCGCCGCACCTTCACGGTGATCGTGAAGACCTGTGCGCTGTGGCTTGTCGGGTTCCTCGGGCTCACCCTGATTCTCAAGATCGATCCGGCCATCAGCCGCGCCTATTGCGTGATCGGTGCCGTGATCGCGATGGCGTTGCTCTGCGGTTGGCGCTGGTTCCTTTACTGCGTGCTGCGCCGCGAGTCCTTCGCCGTCGCGCTGCGTCAGAAGGCGGTTTTTGTTGGCTGGAACGAGGAGTGCAGCCGTGCGATCGAGCGCTTCAGCGAAGGCCGTGCGCACCAGATCAAGGTGCACGGCGTGATCCTGCCCCCGGGCCGCAAGCTTGATGCCGAACTTCCGGATGATGTGCCGGTCTTGGGCGGGTATGATTCCTTCCGTGAGATTGTCCGCAGCTCCGGTGCCGACCTGATCATGGCGGTGGACGGCTGCATGGACCGCCACCAGATGCTCTTGCTCGCGGAGACCTGCGGCAAGGAGTTCGTGGACTTCAAGCTGGTTCCGAGCTGCTTCCAGATCCTGGTCTCCGGCCTGCAGATCGAGAACTTCCACGGCATGCCGGTGCTCGGTATCGGCAAGCTGCCGCTGCACCACGCCTTCAACAACGCGATGAAGCGTGCCATCGACATTGTCGGCGCGATTGCGGGACTTATCCTGTTCGCCCCGGTGATCACGGCGTTCTGCCTGATGGTCTGGCTCGAGTCCAAGGGGCCGGTGTTCTACAAGCAGCGCCGCATCGGTCTGAACGGCCGCCCCTTCCAGATCCTGAAGATCCGCTCGATGAAGCTGGATGCGGAAGCCTCCGGCTCCCCCGGCTGGACTGTGAAGGACGATCCGCGCCGCCTCAAGGTCGGCAGCTTCATGCGCGAATGGAACATCGATGAACTGCCCCAGTTCCTCAATGTGCTCCGCGGCGAGATGAGCCTCGTCGGCCCGCGTCCCGAGCGCCCCGAGCTGATCGAAGGCTTCAAGGAAGAGATCCCGCACTACAACGTGCGCCACAACATCAAGCCCGGCGTGACCGGTTGGGCCCAAGTGAACGGCCTGCGCGGCGACACCTGTTTGCGCGAGCGGGTGAAGTTCGATCTCGATTATATCGAGAACTGGAACTTCTTCCTCGATCTCCAGATCATGGTGATGACCTTCTTCAACCGCAAGGGAGCCTGTTAG
- a CDS encoding lipopolysaccharide biosynthesis protein, whose translation METTTGMAEEAKAGHSARRDRSIKLAVATSFLSKAGTALFQLLSIPVAVRVLSREEFGLYTTVNMTLAMVALLQIGVGPSLAHGLSRAKAKDDSSGARDLASTAFFVMMGMALLAGLILASVLLIVPLPELFGSGFVGKESALRPALWTGLALFLLLFVLNLTERVREGLLESATNNVWGAVGNVLAAIAVGVGIFFVPEVWYLVLAVHGSVVIAKLCNTITLWKKHPDTRPEWTRFRMPVAKHLFTDGLAFSACTLVTGYVEYSFCGWLVGREAGPAATALYGIFVSMTIMQLGFVMMLSTPTWPAVAEALARGDTDWAKRAGKRLYLYGSGFALCSFGGLILLGPLVFSIWLGKDFADTPRTLFACYATYFVAHVWRHLNHAMMIGSGQVGRLARIQFVESALVTLAAIIGLHYGGMGAMLLSMGTVIFAVTGCILPRLVGHGLRMSAREHEPALGVVARS comes from the coding sequence GTGGAGACTACAACGGGAATGGCGGAGGAAGCGAAGGCCGGTCACTCGGCGCGGCGGGATCGTTCGATCAAGCTGGCGGTGGCCACCTCCTTCCTCTCGAAGGCCGGCACGGCCTTGTTCCAGTTGCTTTCGATTCCCGTGGCGGTGCGCGTGCTCAGCCGCGAGGAATTCGGTCTCTACACCACGGTGAACATGACCTTGGCGATGGTGGCCCTGCTCCAGATCGGAGTCGGGCCCTCCCTCGCCCACGGGCTGTCTCGCGCGAAGGCGAAGGATGACAGTTCCGGAGCCCGCGATCTGGCCTCCACCGCCTTCTTCGTGATGATGGGGATGGCCCTGCTGGCGGGGCTGATCCTTGCATCGGTGCTTCTCATCGTGCCGCTTCCCGAGCTTTTTGGCAGCGGTTTCGTTGGCAAGGAAAGCGCGCTTCGCCCCGCTTTGTGGACCGGTCTCGCCCTCTTCTTGCTCCTCTTCGTGCTCAATCTCACCGAGCGGGTGAGGGAAGGCCTCTTGGAAAGCGCCACGAATAATGTTTGGGGTGCGGTCGGTAACGTGCTGGCCGCGATTGCCGTCGGGGTCGGCATCTTCTTCGTGCCCGAAGTTTGGTATCTTGTCCTCGCCGTGCATGGCTCGGTGGTGATCGCCAAGCTCTGCAATACCATCACCCTGTGGAAGAAGCACCCGGATACCCGTCCGGAATGGACCCGCTTCCGCATGCCGGTGGCGAAGCATCTCTTTACCGACGGGCTCGCTTTCTCCGCCTGCACGCTGGTGACCGGCTATGTGGAATACAGCTTCTGCGGGTGGCTGGTAGGGCGTGAAGCCGGGCCCGCGGCGACAGCTCTCTACGGGATCTTCGTTTCCATGACGATCATGCAACTCGGCTTCGTGATGATGCTGAGCACGCCTACTTGGCCCGCCGTTGCCGAGGCCTTGGCACGTGGCGATACGGATTGGGCCAAGCGAGCCGGCAAGCGTCTCTATCTTTACGGCAGCGGCTTCGCGCTTTGCTCCTTCGGCGGGTTGATCCTGCTGGGCCCCTTGGTATTCTCGATCTGGCTCGGGAAGGATTTCGCGGATACCCCACGCACGCTTTTCGCCTGCTATGCCACCTACTTCGTGGCCCATGTCTGGCGCCATCTGAACCACGCCATGATGATCGGCAGCGGCCAAGTGGGACGGCTCGCGCGGATTCAATTCGTGGAGAGCGCGTTGGTGACACTCGCGGCGATCATCGGCCTCCACTACGGTGGAATGGGCGCGATGTTGCTCTCGATGGGGACCGTCATTTTTGCGGTGACCGGTTGCATTCTCCCGCGTCTGGTCGGTCACGGGCTGCGCATGTCCGCTCGCGAGCACGAACCGGCGCTTGGCGTGGTTGCCCGCAGCTGA
- a CDS encoding polysaccharide biosynthesis/export family protein gives MNIKLFLIIAAMIGAFAALTGGASGQAPAGGRASGTIGSMDTVEIRVFREEELTTMGQLSPNGTITMPLIGAVKMAGLTTDQAAAAITAKLKDGFLVNPQVSVSIEARVRRSITVLGQVQNSGVFELPANRKLTVVEAIGMAGGATRIANTKKITLKRNTGGKPQVSILNLKDITSGKTADIPLRDGDVLTVPESLF, from the coding sequence ATGAACATCAAGCTTTTCCTCATCATCGCCGCCATGATCGGTGCTTTCGCCGCCCTGACCGGCGGGGCCTCGGGCCAAGCTCCCGCAGGCGGCCGCGCGTCGGGCACGATCGGCAGCATGGATACCGTGGAGATCCGGGTTTTCCGGGAGGAAGAGCTTACCACGATGGGCCAGCTTTCGCCGAACGGCACCATCACCATGCCCCTGATCGGCGCGGTGAAGATGGCCGGCCTCACGACCGATCAGGCCGCCGCCGCGATCACCGCAAAGCTGAAGGACGGCTTCCTCGTGAATCCCCAGGTCAGTGTCAGCATCGAGGCCCGCGTCCGCCGCAGCATCACCGTGCTCGGTCAGGTCCAGAACTCCGGCGTCTTTGAACTCCCGGCGAATCGCAAGCTGACCGTGGTGGAGGCCATCGGCATGGCGGGCGGCGCGACCCGCATCGCAAATACGAAGAAAATCACGTTAAAGCGTAATACCGGAGGCAAGCCTCAGGTGAGCATTCTCAACCTGAAAGACATCACTTCCGGCAAGACCGCGGACATCCCGCTGCGGGACGGCGACGTGCTAACCGTTCCCGAAAGCCTGTTCTGA
- a CDS encoding outer membrane beta-barrel protein yields the protein MLAALSAAPLVPASGEEVLPAIPGRLDGELDSRIVPRTGSPFDPQAGETRQQELEMGVNISAVYDDNIYLSASRKEADLVMRVAPAIHYRRGDKVSGEGGYLSVAYRPTAVVYADNSDNSRFDQVAEWDIGWRGKKTAIFWKGAARQLGDATADTGALTDRTEFSNEVRLAWSIREKLSVELAGGRESVSYDSSSYADSALNYGELALRYTHSPKTRLGMIYKAGRFEVDGAGEQTVQRLTGRIEWTPREKIAVDLELGGEHRSFDRGSETSPVVEGRIGWKPKEGTEVYLAGYRREQASAYLPGQNYTQTGAALGISQRLGSDWTARVEGGVERAKYSVVSGNSTGGRVDRIHFIRPALEYRVTDDFSMGLFYRYSENDSNRTGLGHENHSAGVEMGYRF from the coding sequence ATGCTTGCCGCGTTGTCGGCAGCCCCCTTGGTTCCCGCGTCGGGAGAGGAAGTGCTGCCCGCGATACCCGGCCGTTTGGACGGGGAGCTGGACAGCCGCATCGTGCCTCGGACCGGCTCTCCTTTTGATCCTCAAGCCGGGGAGACGCGTCAGCAGGAGCTGGAGATGGGCGTCAACATTTCCGCCGTCTACGACGATAATATCTATCTCAGCGCCTCCCGCAAGGAGGCCGATCTGGTGATGCGGGTGGCCCCCGCGATTCACTACCGCCGCGGCGATAAAGTGAGCGGCGAGGGCGGCTACCTGAGCGTGGCCTATCGCCCGACCGCCGTGGTTTATGCCGACAACAGCGACAACAGCCGCTTCGACCAGGTGGCCGAGTGGGACATCGGCTGGCGTGGCAAGAAGACCGCGATTTTTTGGAAAGGCGCCGCGCGTCAGTTGGGCGATGCCACCGCCGATACCGGCGCCCTCACCGATCGCACGGAGTTCTCGAACGAGGTCCGTTTGGCTTGGTCGATCCGCGAGAAGCTCAGCGTCGAGCTGGCAGGCGGCCGCGAATCCGTCTCCTACGATTCTTCGTCCTACGCCGACTCCGCTCTCAACTACGGGGAGCTGGCTCTCCGCTACACCCACTCGCCCAAGACCCGCCTTGGCATGATCTACAAGGCCGGGCGCTTCGAGGTGGATGGGGCAGGGGAGCAGACCGTCCAGCGCCTCACCGGCAGGATCGAGTGGACTCCACGCGAGAAGATCGCCGTGGACCTTGAACTGGGTGGTGAGCATCGCAGCTTCGACCGCGGGTCAGAGACTTCGCCGGTCGTCGAGGGCCGGATCGGCTGGAAACCGAAGGAGGGCACGGAAGTTTATCTCGCCGGCTACCGCCGCGAGCAGGCATCCGCCTATCTCCCCGGCCAGAACTACACCCAGACTGGTGCCGCGCTCGGCATCTCGCAGCGCCTTGGCAGCGACTGGACCGCTCGGGTTGAGGGCGGCGTGGAACGTGCTAAATACTCGGTCGTCTCCGGAAACAGCACCGGGGGCCGTGTCGACCGCATCCATTTCATCCGCCCCGCCCTCGAATACCGCGTGACCGACGATTTCAGCATGGGGCTCTTCTATCGCTACTCGGAGAACGACTCGAACCGGACCGGCCTCGGCCATGAAAACCACTCCGCCGGGGTGGAAATGGGCTACCGCTTCTGA